One region of Mycolicibacterium lutetiense genomic DNA includes:
- a CDS encoding PE-PPE domain-containing protein, with the protein MHIRALRGAALTLVALVGTVGLVLTASMTTLIQLAATALIMGGTGMKGAVEQAYMDEMNKTYLHLTPEELYGVATPEEFWPATGFSDISFDTSVARGVLALHNTIMNTVGHKIVLSYSQSANIATREKRNLEELRSQGYAGIPQWDELSFVFLANPNRPNGGILARFPGLYIPILGVTFDGATIDDGYQTIDVARQYDLISDFPKYPLNLLADLNALMGYFLLHPNYRSDVIDLDDPSTYESHTSGNTTYYLVHTEHLPLLQPLRDIGILTPVLDLIEPTLRVLIELGYDRTPENMGVPTSAGLMPHIDLGKLASDLHAAAREGVRNALAGLGITTDQHAESVAAPDKSDPEKVTLDTPVTAGPQSERTRSQLTRIRTAIENSALGQRDTDTSVKTDTVVETETETETETDTVADTTVDTVETDTSVKTTTTTTTTTTAPEQKSKPEQIRQSLRRALSPEKASDELKVDASGDSPRPPRKAHRLDGRDSTRATSGPKDARNGTRQDKSRRHLRAGHSDAA; encoded by the coding sequence ATGCACATTCGTGCACTTCGAGGGGCAGCACTGACGCTGGTAGCCCTGGTCGGCACCGTCGGACTCGTTCTGACGGCGAGCATGACCACGTTGATTCAACTGGCGGCTACGGCACTCATCATGGGCGGAACCGGGATGAAGGGAGCGGTGGAACAGGCCTACATGGACGAAATGAACAAGACCTATCTGCACCTCACCCCCGAGGAGCTGTACGGCGTTGCGACACCGGAGGAGTTCTGGCCGGCGACCGGCTTCTCCGACATCAGCTTCGACACCTCGGTGGCTCGGGGGGTCCTGGCGCTGCACAACACGATCATGAATACCGTCGGCCACAAGATCGTGCTCAGCTATTCGCAGAGCGCGAACATCGCTACCCGGGAGAAGCGCAACCTCGAAGAACTGCGGTCCCAGGGTTACGCCGGAATACCTCAATGGGACGAGTTGTCGTTTGTCTTCCTGGCCAACCCGAATCGGCCGAACGGCGGAATCCTGGCCCGATTCCCCGGCCTGTACATCCCGATACTCGGTGTGACCTTCGACGGAGCCACCATCGATGACGGCTACCAGACGATCGATGTCGCGCGCCAGTACGACCTGATCTCCGACTTCCCCAAGTATCCGCTCAACCTTCTCGCCGACCTCAACGCCCTGATGGGCTACTTCCTGCTGCATCCGAACTACCGGTCAGACGTGATCGACCTGGACGACCCCTCCACCTACGAGTCCCATACCTCGGGCAACACCACCTACTACCTGGTGCACACCGAACACCTTCCGCTCCTTCAGCCGTTGCGCGACATCGGAATTCTGACGCCGGTGCTCGATCTGATCGAGCCGACCTTGCGGGTGCTGATCGAACTCGGCTATGACCGCACGCCGGAGAACATGGGAGTCCCGACCAGTGCCGGGCTGATGCCACACATCGATCTCGGCAAGCTCGCATCGGACCTGCACGCCGCAGCCAGGGAGGGTGTGCGCAATGCACTCGCCGGCCTGGGCATCACCACCGATCAGCACGCAGAAAGCGTTGCTGCACCGGACAAGTCGGACCCGGAGAAGGTGACGCTCGATACCCCGGTCACGGCCGGGCCGCAGTCGGAGCGCACCAGGTCTCAGCTGACCCGCATCCGCACCGCAATCGAGAACTCCGCCCTCGGCCAACGTGACACCGACACCTCCGTCAAGACCGACACCGTCGTCGAAACCGAAACCGAAACCGAGACCGAGACCGACACCGTCGCGGACACCACCGTCGACACCGTCGAGACCGACACCTCCGTCAAGACGACCACGACCACGACCACGACCACGACTGCACCGGAACAGAAATCGAAGCCTGAGCAAATCCGGCAGTCGCTGCGGCGGGCGCTGTCACCCGAGAAGGCATCCGACGAGCTGAAGGTCGATGCGTCAGGCGACAGCCCACGTCCGCCCCGCAAGGCCCACCGCCTCGACGGGCGCGACTCGACCCGGGCCACATCCGGACCCAAGGACGCGAGGAACGGCACCAGACAAGACAAGTCGCGCCGTCACCTCCGCGCTGGACACTCCGACGCGGCATAG
- the mutM gene encoding bifunctional DNA-formamidopyrimidine glycosylase/DNA-(apurinic or apyrimidinic site) lyase has protein sequence MPELPEVEVVRRGLQEHIAGKSISAVRVHHLRAVRRHEAGPADLSARLLGARITGTGRRGKYLWLTLADDGGQDETEALVVHLGMSGQMLLGPIRDDRHLRIAAVLDDGTALSFVDQRTFGGWQLAELVTVDGTAVPQPVAHVARDPLDPRFDRDRVVEVLRRKHSEIKRQLLDQTVVSGIGNIYADEALWRTKINGARTAALLPRRRLGEVLDAAATVMTDALSQGGTSFDSLYVNVNGESGYFERSLDAYGREGEPCRRCGAVMRRDKFMNRSSFYCPRCQPRPRG, from the coding sequence ATGCCCGAATTACCCGAGGTAGAGGTAGTCCGTCGCGGTTTGCAGGAACATATTGCGGGCAAATCGATTTCGGCGGTACGTGTGCATCATCTGCGTGCCGTGCGCCGTCACGAGGCCGGTCCCGCTGACCTGAGTGCCCGCCTGTTGGGGGCCCGGATCACCGGAACCGGACGTCGCGGCAAGTACCTCTGGTTGACGCTGGCCGACGATGGCGGCCAGGACGAGACCGAAGCGTTGGTGGTGCATCTGGGTATGAGCGGCCAGATGCTGCTGGGGCCGATCCGTGACGACCGGCATCTGCGGATCGCCGCCGTGCTCGATGACGGCACGGCCCTGAGTTTCGTCGACCAACGTACGTTCGGCGGCTGGCAGCTGGCCGAATTGGTGACGGTGGACGGTACCGCCGTGCCCCAACCGGTCGCGCATGTGGCACGTGATCCGCTCGACCCCCGCTTCGATCGCGACCGTGTGGTTGAGGTGCTGCGGCGCAAACACTCCGAGATCAAACGCCAGCTGCTCGACCAGACCGTGGTGTCCGGTATCGGCAACATCTACGCCGATGAGGCGCTGTGGCGGACCAAGATCAACGGTGCCAGGACCGCCGCGCTGCTGCCGCGCCGCCGATTGGGCGAGGTGCTCGACGCCGCCGCCACGGTGATGACCGATGCGCTGAGCCAGGGCGGCACATCGTTCGACTCGCTGTATGTGAACGTCAACGGCGAATCCGGTTACTTCGAACGGTCTTTGGATGCCTACGGCCGCGAAGGGGAGCCGTGCCGGCGGTGCGGCGCGGTGATGCGCCGCGACAAGTTCATGAATCGGTCATCGTTCTACTGCCCGAGATGTCAGCCCCGTCCCCGGGGCTGA
- the coaD gene encoding pantetheine-phosphate adenylyltransferase, whose protein sequence is MSGAVCPGSFDPVTLGHIDIFERAAAQFDEVVVAILVNPNKKGMFDLDERIAMIVESTTHLPNLRVEAGQGLVVDFVQTRGLTAIVKGLRTGTDFEYELQMAQMNKHVAGVDTFFVATTPQYSFVSSSLAKEVASLGGDVSALLPAPVNRRLREKLNR, encoded by the coding sequence ATGAGTGGCGCGGTATGTCCCGGCTCCTTCGACCCGGTCACCCTTGGTCATATCGACATCTTCGAGCGTGCGGCGGCGCAGTTCGATGAGGTCGTGGTGGCGATTCTGGTGAATCCCAACAAGAAGGGGATGTTCGACCTCGACGAGCGCATAGCGATGATCGTCGAGTCGACCACACACCTACCGAATCTGCGGGTCGAGGCCGGGCAGGGCCTGGTCGTCGATTTCGTCCAGACGCGCGGCCTGACCGCGATCGTCAAGGGCCTGCGCACCGGCACCGACTTCGAGTACGAGCTGCAGATGGCGCAGATGAACAAGCATGTGGCCGGTGTCGACACGTTCTTCGTCGCCACCACACCGCAGTACTCGTTCGTGTCCTCGTCGTTGGCCAAGGAGGTTGCCTCCCTGGGCGGTGACGTCTCGGCGCTACTTCCCGCGCCGGTCAATCGCAGGCTAAGGGAGAAGCTGAACCGCTGA
- the rnc gene encoding ribonuclease III, giving the protein MTDSHAALLEALGIDLPAGLLTIALTHRSYSYENGGLPTNERLEFLGDAVLGLTITEELYHRHPERSEGDLAKLRASIVNTQALADVGRGLTEGGLGSHLFLGKGEENSGGADKSSILADGVESLLGAIYLEHGLTTSREVILRLFGELLDTAPTLGAGLDWKSSLQELTASRGLGAPSYVVTSTGPDHDKEFSATVVVADVEYGSGVGRNKKEAELKAAAAAWTALDDA; this is encoded by the coding sequence GTGACCGATTCGCACGCGGCGCTCCTGGAGGCGCTCGGCATCGACCTTCCGGCCGGTCTGCTCACCATCGCGTTGACGCATCGCAGCTACTCCTACGAAAACGGTGGCCTGCCCACCAACGAGCGCTTGGAGTTCCTCGGCGACGCCGTGCTGGGGTTGACGATCACCGAGGAGCTCTACCACCGCCACCCCGAACGCTCCGAGGGCGATCTGGCGAAGCTACGCGCCAGCATCGTCAACACCCAGGCGCTGGCCGATGTCGGCCGTGGGCTCACCGAGGGCGGTCTCGGCAGCCATCTGTTTCTCGGTAAGGGCGAAGAGAATTCCGGTGGCGCCGACAAGTCCAGCATTCTCGCCGACGGTGTCGAATCCCTGCTCGGCGCAATCTATCTGGAGCACGGCCTGACCACCTCGCGTGAGGTCATCCTGCGGTTGTTCGGTGAGCTGCTGGACACCGCGCCGACGCTCGGCGCCGGGCTGGACTGGAAGAGCAGCCTGCAGGAGCTGACCGCCTCACGCGGGCTCGGTGCACCCAGCTATGTGGTGACCTCCACCGGCCCTGATCACGACAAGGAATTCTCCGCGACCGTGGTGGTAGCCGATGTCGAGTACGGCAGCGGCGTGGGGCGCAACAAGAAAGAGGCCGAGCTCAAGGCTGCGGCCGCGGCCTGGACCGCACTCGACGATGCGTGA
- a CDS encoding OsmC family protein has product MTELWVDRTGVRRYVGRSSRGAEVLVGSEDVEGVFTPGELMKIALAACSGMSSDQPLRRRLGDDYPATIRVSGPADREQERYPLLEEKLEIDVSGLSEAEVARLLTVVERAIDQVCTVGRTLKAGTEVKFEVATR; this is encoded by the coding sequence ATGACCGAACTTTGGGTTGACCGCACCGGTGTCCGCAGGTATGTCGGACGCAGCTCGCGCGGTGCAGAGGTACTCGTGGGCAGTGAGGACGTCGAGGGCGTGTTCACCCCCGGTGAGCTGATGAAGATCGCGCTCGCCGCGTGCAGCGGAATGTCCAGCGATCAGCCGTTGCGACGGCGTCTGGGGGACGACTATCCGGCGACGATCCGGGTATCGGGACCGGCGGACCGGGAGCAGGAGCGCTACCCGCTGCTGGAGGAGAAACTCGAAATCGACGTGTCAGGTCTTTCGGAGGCCGAGGTGGCGCGGTTGCTGACCGTCGTCGAGCGCGCGATTGACCAGGTCTGCACGGTGGGCCGGACCCTCAAGGCCGGCACCGAGGTGAAGTTCGAGGTCGCCACTCGATGA
- a CDS encoding Rv0361 family membrane protein: MTYPPSNQPTPPSGAPGPWQPYQQQGGPEGYPNTAGNPEQPYGSPYGAPQQPQQPYGAPYGAPQQPQSPYGAPYGAPQPYGAPQQYGAPYGGQPPYGAPQQPYGYPTPQPPGGGNRKWWAIGGAVLAALVLVGGVAIFALKGDSGSNGDRNTAGSSQSSGSSDAEQEVRDFLDEVMASSSDLSEALPYFCQADQDLFEKIGGLDAIDIPKTTDSSGSAEISKITVTGNKAVVDISSSAGPGKLYLRKESGSWKICMSDTPGMPSIP; this comes from the coding sequence GTGACCTATCCGCCGAGCAATCAGCCCACCCCGCCTTCGGGGGCGCCCGGCCCGTGGCAGCCGTACCAGCAGCAGGGCGGACCTGAGGGATATCCGAACACTGCCGGAAACCCTGAGCAGCCGTACGGCTCCCCCTACGGTGCACCTCAGCAGCCGCAACAGCCGTACGGCGCACCGTATGGAGCCCCCCAGCAGCCCCAGTCTCCGTACGGTGCTCCCTACGGAGCACCCCAGCCCTACGGTGCGCCCCAGCAGTACGGCGCGCCCTACGGAGGCCAGCCGCCCTACGGTGCGCCGCAGCAGCCGTACGGATACCCCACCCCCCAGCCGCCCGGTGGCGGCAACCGCAAGTGGTGGGCGATCGGCGGCGCTGTGCTGGCCGCGCTGGTCCTGGTCGGCGGCGTCGCGATCTTCGCGTTGAAGGGCGATTCAGGTTCGAACGGGGACCGTAACACCGCGGGCTCGTCGCAGTCCTCCGGCTCCAGCGACGCCGAGCAAGAGGTGCGGGATTTCCTCGATGAGGTGATGGCGAGTTCCAGCGACCTCAGCGAAGCCCTGCCCTACTTCTGCCAGGCCGACCAGGACCTGTTCGAAAAGATCGGCGGTCTGGATGCGATCGATATTCCGAAGACCACCGATTCCAGCGGATCGGCGGAGATCTCCAAGATCACCGTGACCGGCAACAAGGCCGTCGTCGACATCTCGAGCAGCGCGGGTCCCGGCAAGTTGTACCTGCGTAAGGAAAGCGGATCGTGGAAGATCTGCATGTCCGACACTCCGGGCATGCCCAGCATTCCTTGA
- the sepIVA gene encoding cell division protein SepIVA: MYRVFEALDELGAIVEEARGVPMTAGCVVPRGDVLELIDDIKDAIPGELDDAQDVLDARDSLLREAKEHCESVMGKSNADADGMLNHARSEADRLLADAKAQADRMVAEARQHSERMVGESREEAARLAAAAKREYDASTGRAKAEADRLTENGNLTYEKAVQEGIKEQQRLVSQTEIVSTATAEATRLIDAAHAEADRLRGECDIYVDSKLAEFEDFLNGTLRSVGRGRHQLRTTAGTHDYATR, encoded by the coding sequence GTGTACCGAGTTTTTGAAGCGCTCGACGAGCTCGGCGCGATCGTTGAAGAAGCGCGTGGTGTGCCGATGACCGCCGGCTGCGTGGTGCCCCGCGGTGATGTGCTCGAGTTGATCGACGACATCAAGGACGCGATCCCCGGTGAGCTCGACGACGCGCAGGACGTGCTGGATGCGCGTGATTCGCTGTTGCGCGAAGCCAAGGAACACTGCGAGTCGGTGATGGGCAAGTCGAACGCCGATGCCGACGGCATGCTCAATCACGCCAGGAGCGAGGCCGACCGACTGCTGGCCGACGCGAAGGCGCAGGCAGACCGGATGGTTGCCGAGGCCCGTCAACACAGCGAACGCATGGTCGGGGAGTCGCGCGAAGAGGCGGCGCGCCTAGCGGCCGCGGCCAAGCGGGAATACGACGCGAGCACGGGCCGGGCCAAGGCCGAGGCCGATCGCCTGACCGAGAACGGCAACCTCACCTACGAGAAGGCCGTGCAGGAGGGCATCAAGGAGCAGCAGCGTCTGGTGTCGCAGACCGAGATCGTCTCGACGGCGACCGCCGAGGCCACCCGCCTCATCGACGCGGCGCACGCCGAAGCCGACCGGTTGCGCGGCGAGTGCGACATCTATGTCGACAGCAAGCTGGCCGAGTTCGAGGACTTCCTCAACGGCACGCTGCGCTCTGTCGGCCGTGGACGTCACCAGTTGCGCACGACCGCGGGGACGCACGACTACGCGACCCGCTGA
- the smc gene encoding chromosome segregation protein SMC: MHLKSLTLKGFKSFASPTTLRFEPGITCVVGPNGSGKSNVVDALTWVMGEQGAKTLRGGKMEDVIFAGTSSRAPLGRAEVTLTIDNSDNALPIEYSEVSITRRVFRDGAGEYEINGSSCRLMDVQELLSDSGIGREMHVIVGQGKLAEILESRPEDRRAFIEEAAGVLKHRKRKEKAVRKLDSMAANLARLTDLTTELRRQLKPLGRQAEMARRAATIQADLRDARLRLAADDLVRRQVEFHNTDQAETMLRREHDEATVRLETSTVELQAHEAAVAELTRRAEAAQQTWFRASALAERVSATVRIATDRAQLFESEAEVSSGQDPEALEAEADEVAELEMELLGELEESRIVLESARAELAEREQLAAEAERAHLAAARAEADRREGLARLAGQVDTMRTRVESIDDGVMRMSVNIEEAAAKAQLTQAEFETVQSRVGELDAGELGLDEQHDRSVAALRVADERVSELQSAERAAERQVASLQARIEALSVSLDRRDGAAWLQKNHSGTGLFGTIGEYLKVQPGHEVAVATVLGAAADALAAEDFGVAAAAVAALKQSDGGRAALLLGDWKANGSAPSGALPDGAIWANDVVTVPDRLRGAITAMLAGVAVVTDLPAGVQLVSARPDLRAVTADGDLVGAGWISGGSDRKPSTLEISSEIDKARHELEATERQTGELAAALSGALTEQAARRESAEEAMAALNESDAAISAIYEQLGRLGQDARGAGDEWHRLIRQRDELEAGRTQTVEELTELESRLHNAEQLPMFEAEPVDRQTSTAAAEAARSVEVEARLSVRTAEERANAVRGRADSLRRAAAAEREARARAQRAREARAHAAQVAAAVSESGRVVAQRLSAVVSVASRMRDELATERQLRATALAQVREVVTQLNARITALTDSLHRDEMAKAQASLRIEQLEAQVLEQFGMPAADLVAEYGPQVALPPSDLEMAEYEQARERGEQVMAPAPMPFDRPTQERRAKKAERELSELGRVNPLALEEFAALEERYNFLSTQLEDVKAARTDLLDVIADVDTRILQVFTEAYVDVEREFEQVFSTLFPGGEGRLLLTNPADMLTTGIEVEARPPGKKIKRLSLLSGGEKSLTAVAMLVAIFRARPSPFYVMDEVEAALDDVNLRRLISLFEQLREKSQLIVITHQKATMEVADALYGVTMRGDGITTVISQRMRGQELAASPG, encoded by the coding sequence GTGCACCTCAAGAGTCTGACGCTGAAGGGCTTCAAGTCCTTCGCCTCGCCGACGACTCTTCGCTTCGAGCCCGGGATCACCTGCGTCGTCGGTCCCAACGGATCGGGCAAGTCGAACGTGGTCGACGCCCTGACCTGGGTGATGGGAGAGCAGGGCGCCAAAACCCTGCGCGGCGGCAAGATGGAGGACGTCATCTTCGCCGGCACGTCCTCACGGGCGCCCCTGGGCCGCGCCGAGGTGACGCTGACCATCGACAACTCGGACAACGCGCTGCCGATCGAGTACTCCGAGGTGTCGATCACCCGTCGCGTGTTCCGTGACGGCGCAGGCGAATACGAGATCAACGGCAGCAGTTGCCGATTGATGGATGTTCAGGAGTTGCTCAGTGACTCCGGCATCGGCCGCGAGATGCACGTCATCGTCGGTCAGGGCAAGCTCGCCGAGATCCTGGAGTCGCGTCCGGAGGATCGCCGCGCCTTCATCGAGGAGGCCGCCGGGGTTCTCAAGCATCGCAAGCGCAAGGAAAAGGCGGTCCGCAAGCTCGACTCGATGGCGGCGAACCTGGCCCGATTGACGGACCTCACTACTGAGCTTCGGAGACAGCTCAAACCGCTGGGGCGCCAGGCCGAGATGGCGCGGCGCGCGGCGACGATTCAGGCCGATCTGCGTGACGCGCGGCTGCGCCTGGCCGCCGACGACCTGGTCAGAAGACAGGTCGAGTTCCACAACACCGATCAGGCCGAGACCATGCTGCGTCGCGAGCACGACGAGGCGACTGTCCGGCTGGAGACCTCGACCGTCGAACTTCAGGCGCACGAGGCCGCGGTGGCCGAACTGACCCGTCGCGCCGAGGCGGCCCAACAGACCTGGTTCCGGGCCTCGGCGCTGGCCGAACGGGTGAGCGCCACGGTGCGGATCGCGACCGACCGGGCGCAGCTGTTCGAGTCGGAAGCGGAGGTTTCCTCCGGGCAGGATCCCGAGGCGTTGGAGGCCGAGGCCGACGAGGTCGCCGAGCTGGAGATGGAGCTGCTCGGAGAGCTCGAAGAGTCGCGCATCGTTCTGGAGAGCGCCCGTGCTGAACTGGCCGAGCGTGAGCAACTCGCCGCCGAAGCCGAACGGGCGCACCTGGCCGCGGCCCGCGCCGAGGCCGACCGTCGTGAAGGGCTGGCCCGCCTGGCCGGGCAGGTCGACACGATGCGTACCCGGGTCGAATCGATCGACGACGGGGTCATGCGGATGTCGGTCAACATCGAGGAAGCAGCCGCCAAAGCCCAACTGACACAGGCCGAATTCGAGACCGTGCAGAGCCGGGTCGGCGAACTGGATGCCGGTGAATTGGGCTTGGATGAGCAGCACGACCGCTCGGTGGCGGCCCTGCGGGTGGCCGACGAACGGGTGTCCGAACTGCAGTCGGCTGAGCGTGCCGCCGAACGGCAGGTCGCCTCGCTGCAGGCTCGGATCGAGGCTCTCTCGGTCAGCCTGGACCGGCGTGACGGTGCCGCCTGGTTGCAGAAAAACCACAGTGGCACAGGCCTTTTCGGCACCATCGGGGAGTACCTGAAGGTCCAGCCGGGGCACGAGGTCGCCGTGGCGACGGTTCTGGGTGCCGCCGCCGACGCGCTGGCCGCCGAGGATTTCGGAGTGGCCGCTGCCGCCGTCGCCGCGCTCAAACAATCCGACGGTGGGCGGGCGGCCCTGCTGTTGGGGGACTGGAAGGCCAACGGCTCGGCCCCGTCTGGCGCGCTTCCCGACGGTGCGATCTGGGCCAACGACGTGGTCACGGTCCCGGATCGCCTGCGGGGGGCCATCACCGCGATGCTGGCCGGGGTGGCGGTGGTGACCGATCTGCCTGCCGGGGTACAGCTGGTCTCGGCGCGCCCGGACCTGCGTGCGGTGACCGCCGACGGTGATCTCGTCGGCGCCGGCTGGATCAGCGGCGGATCCGACCGCAAGCCGTCCACACTGGAGATCAGTTCCGAGATCGACAAGGCCCGCCACGAACTGGAGGCCACCGAGCGGCAGACCGGTGAGTTGGCGGCGGCATTGTCGGGTGCGTTGACCGAGCAGGCTGCCCGTCGGGAATCGGCCGAAGAGGCGATGGCCGCGCTCAACGAATCCGACGCCGCGATCTCGGCGATCTACGAGCAATTGGGCCGGCTGGGGCAGGACGCCCGCGGTGCCGGTGACGAGTGGCACCGGTTGATCCGCCAACGCGACGAACTCGAGGCCGGACGCACCCAGACCGTCGAGGAACTCACCGAACTCGAATCACGGCTGCACAACGCCGAACAGCTGCCGATGTTCGAGGCCGAGCCGGTGGACCGGCAGACCTCGACAGCTGCCGCCGAGGCGGCGCGCTCTGTCGAGGTGGAGGCCCGACTGTCGGTGCGTACCGCCGAGGAACGTGCGAATGCCGTGCGCGGACGGGCAGATTCACTGCGTCGGGCCGCCGCCGCAGAGCGTGAGGCCCGGGCGCGCGCGCAACGGGCACGCGAGGCTCGTGCGCACGCGGCCCAGGTGGCCGCAGCGGTGTCTGAGTCGGGACGGGTTGTGGCCCAACGGTTGAGCGCGGTGGTGTCGGTGGCCTCGAGGATGCGTGATGAGCTGGCCACCGAGCGCCAACTACGTGCCACCGCACTGGCCCAGGTGCGCGAGGTCGTCACCCAACTCAACGCCAGGATCACCGCGCTCACCGATTCGCTGCACCGCGACGAGATGGCCAAAGCCCAAGCGTCACTTCGTATCGAGCAGCTCGAGGCGCAGGTGCTCGAGCAGTTCGGGATGCCCGCGGCCGACCTGGTCGCCGAGTACGGCCCGCAGGTTGCGTTGCCGCCCAGCGACTTGGAGATGGCGGAGTACGAGCAGGCGCGTGAGCGGGGTGAGCAGGTCATGGCGCCGGCGCCGATGCCGTTCGACAGGCCGACGCAGGAACGCCGGGCCAAGAAGGCCGAACGCGAGTTATCGGAGTTGGGCCGGGTGAATCCGCTTGCCCTGGAAGAGTTTGCGGCGTTGGAAGAACGCTACAACTTCCTGTCGACACAACTTGAGGACGTCAAGGCTGCGCGAACCGATCTGCTCGACGTGATCGCCGATGTCGATACCCGCATTCTGCAGGTGTTCACCGAGGCCTATGTCGACGTGGAACGCGAGTTCGAGCAGGTGTTCTCCACCCTGTTCCCCGGTGGCGAGGGACGCCTTCTGCTCACCAACCCTGCCGACATGCTCACCACGGGAATCGAAGTCGAGGCCAGGCCTCCGGGCAAGAAGATCAAGCGACTGTCGCTGCTGTCGGGCGGCGAGAAGTCGTTGACCGCGGTGGCCATGCTGGTGGCGATCTTCCGGGCCCGCCCGTCTCCGTTCTACGTCATGGACGAGGTCGAAGCCGCGCTCGACGATGTGAACCTGCGCCGGCTGATCAGCCTGTTCGAGCAGCTGCGGGAGAAGTCCCAGCTGATTGTGATCACCCACCAGAAGGCCACCATGGAGGTCGCCGACGCGCTCTACGGTGTGACCATGCGCGGTGACGGCATCACCACCGTGATCTCGCAGCGGATGCGGGGTCAGGAACTGGCCGCCAGCCCGGGCTGA
- the rsmD gene encoding 16S rRNA (guanine(966)-N(2))-methyltransferase RsmD has protein sequence MTRIVAGALGGRRIAVPRSGTRPTSDRVREAVFNALTARLDFTGSSVLDLYAGSGALGLEALSRGATSATFVESDARAAAVIAENITALGVRNAAVRRGNVDSVLAGGATRPVDLVFADPPYDLGDAEVDAMLTVLAAAGWVSAGTLVLVERRSSSQPVSWPDGWDVLSARRYGDTRVELAEVG, from the coding sequence CTGACCCGCATCGTCGCAGGGGCACTCGGTGGCCGCCGGATCGCGGTCCCCCGCAGCGGTACCCGCCCCACCTCCGACCGGGTCAGGGAGGCGGTGTTCAACGCCTTGACGGCGCGGCTGGATTTCACCGGGTCGTCGGTGCTCGATCTGTACGCCGGTTCGGGAGCGCTTGGCCTGGAGGCACTTTCGCGAGGTGCCACCTCGGCCACTTTCGTCGAGTCGGATGCGCGGGCCGCCGCCGTCATCGCCGAGAACATCACCGCGCTGGGCGTCCGCAACGCCGCGGTACGCCGGGGCAATGTGGACTCGGTGTTGGCCGGGGGTGCGACGCGTCCGGTCGATCTGGTGTTCGCCGACCCGCCGTACGACCTCGGTGACGCCGAGGTCGATGCGATGTTGACGGTGTTGGCGGCTGCCGGCTGGGTGTCCGCGGGCACTCTCGTTCTGGTGGAGCGGCGGTCGTCGAGTCAACCGGTGAGCTGGCCGGACGGTTGGGATGTGTTGAGCGCCCGGCGCTACGGTGACACCCGCGTCGAACTCGCCGAAGTGGGCTAG
- a CDS encoding YceD family protein: MSTHARSAGRRGSERRSDSRSPLVIDVSRLGRRPGSFLAHQETVPSPVRIGAELVAIEKGAPLELDLQLQAVSEGVLVSGTVSAPTVGECSRCLTALAGDVEIDLTELYAYPDSTTDETTEADEMGRVGACGHADTVDLEQPVIDAVGLALPFSPLCRPDCPGLCPDCGVALATAEPGHHHDKIDPRWAKLAALLPEDEQPGGAE; the protein is encoded by the coding sequence ATGTCAACGCATGCGAGATCAGCTGGGCGGAGAGGGTCTGAAAGGCGCAGTGATTCCCGATCGCCGCTGGTGATTGACGTCTCTCGGCTGGGCCGACGGCCGGGTTCGTTCCTGGCCCACCAGGAGACGGTGCCCAGTCCGGTGCGGATCGGGGCCGAGCTGGTCGCCATCGAGAAAGGTGCGCCACTCGAGCTCGATCTGCAGCTGCAGGCGGTGTCGGAGGGCGTGCTGGTCAGCGGGACCGTTTCGGCTCCCACTGTCGGTGAATGCTCGCGCTGCCTGACCGCGCTCGCCGGCGACGTCGAGATCGACCTCACCGAGCTGTACGCGTACCCGGACAGCACCACCGACGAGACCACCGAGGCCGACGAGATGGGCCGGGTAGGTGCCTGTGGCCACGCCGACACCGTCGACCTGGAACAGCCGGTCATCGACGCCGTCGGGTTGGCGTTGCCGTTCTCCCCGTTGTGCCGTCCGGACTGCCCGGGCTTGTGCCCCGACTGCGGGGTCGCGCTGGCCACCGCAGAGCCGGGGCATCACCACGACAAGATCGATCCCCGCTGGGCCAAGCTGGCTGCGCTGCTGCCCGAGGACGAACAGCCCGGGGGCGCCGAGTGA
- a CDS encoding acylphosphatase, whose translation MTGPELPAGDPDAEVRLSAWVHGRVQGVGFRWWTRSRALELGLSGFASNRPDGRVHVVAQGPRAKCQRLLELLLSDQAPGSVDNVVADWANADATMAGFHER comes from the coding sequence ATGACCGGACCGGAGCTCCCCGCCGGTGACCCCGACGCAGAGGTGCGGCTGAGCGCCTGGGTGCACGGTCGTGTGCAAGGCGTGGGGTTCCGGTGGTGGACCCGATCGCGCGCCCTGGAGCTCGGTCTGAGCGGGTTTGCTTCGAATCGTCCCGACGGCCGGGTGCATGTGGTGGCCCAGGGGCCACGCGCGAAATGTCAGCGATTGCTTGAGCTGCTCCTGAGCGACCAGGCCCCGGGCTCGGTGGACAACGTCGTTGCAGATTGGGCGAATGCCGACGCCACGATGGCGGGGTTTCACGAACGGTAG